A stretch of Rhododendron vialii isolate Sample 1 chromosome 4a, ASM3025357v1 DNA encodes these proteins:
- the LOC131323968 gene encoding uncharacterized protein LOC131323968 gives MHLVQCFNPETCSIEFRRGLIVHITEEDVARVLGMPIGDTPVPTECLELHKTKIEEDFKGGFKGIEIVKLENVIKEGDTDGKFHRAYMLFTLGCLLCPTTKEVARNRLFPGVIADDLETLKTYKWPAFVLDWLVNKIRNYKVQVTKGRGRKGEGVGGSLFLFMVIYFDLHPLDVEIGKEPEPPIGLWTKELIDIRISKEADDKPFEDYFFSQFPPHNLKNQICIDMYKDFMRQFMNNLKRLHEMDAAMGEPVVGSPVLRSPQDGLRAEPVEDEGHSPQFRDQIHKGDEGDHIKEQRDQIHKGEEGDHIKEKGDEIEEEGEVGGTSKIMDGSASCKRKQEAVAISTDPTKRKRRRNVKPSPSIKSPFVAQPFVKTTKLKEEEESVINYLIRGPTNDLREVLIRIEGAKWPFTRKEVAQSFKPRGLVCNMVMYTFTDWRMLKERAHATKAHPSRHIFSPAFASNLLATESDNYSNVLRDGCDPDKLGYDVLKCDMGDENN, from the exons ATGCATTTGGTCCAATGTTTCAATCCAGAAACTTGTAGCATCGAATTTAGGAGGGGCCTAATTGTTCATATTACTGAAGAAGATGTTGCAAGAGTTTTAGGGATGCCAATAGGGGACACACCCGTGCCTACGGAATGCCTTGAAttacacaaaacaaaaattgaagagGACTTTAAGGGAGGTTTTAAAGGGATTGAAATCGTGAAATTGGAAAATGTGATTAAGGAAGGCGATACTGATGGGAAGTTTCATAGGGCTTACATGCTATTTACATTGGGATGCTTGTTGTGCCCCACCACAAAGGAAGTTGCGAGGAATAGATTGTTCCCTGGGGTGATTGCCGACGACCTTGAAACCTTAAAGACGTATAAGTGGCCGGCCTTTGTGTTGGATTGGTTGGTGAACAAGATTCGAAATTATAAGGTTCAGGTAACCAAAGGTCGTGGACGGAAGGGGGAAGGAGTTGGTGGTAGTCTGTTCCTTTTTATG GTCATATATTTTGACTTACATCCGCTGGATGTTGAAATTGGGAAGGAACCTGAGCCTCCTATTGGCTTATGGACAAAGGAATTGATCGATATTCGCATTTCCAAAGAGGCGGACGACAAGCCATTtgaggattattttttttctcagttcCCTCCCCATAATTTGAAAAATCAG ATCTGCATTGATATGTACAAAGATTTCATGCGTCAATTTATGAATAACTTAAAAAGGTTGCATGAAATGGATGCTGCTATGGGTGAGCCTGTCGTTGGAAGCCCTGTTCTTCGAAGCCCTCAAGATGGTCTACGGGCAGAACCTGTAGAAGATGAAGGCCATTCACCACAATTTA GGGATCAGATTCATAAGGGGGACGAGGGGGATCATATTAAGGAGCAGAGGGATCAGATTCATAAAGGGGAGGAGGGGGATCATATTAAGGAGAAGGGGGATGAGATTGAGGAGGAAGGGGAGGTGGGGGGGACATCCAAAATCATGGATGGGTCGGCGTCCTGTAAGCGAAAGCAGGAAGCGGTGGCGATCTCAACTGATCCCACAAAGAGAAAACGTCGAAGAAACGTGAAGCCGAGCCCATCTATTAAATCTCCTTTTGTTGCACAACCCTTTGTCAAGACAACAAAAttaaaggaagaagaagaatcagtCATTAACTATCTTATTAGGGGACCGACAAATGATTTAAG GGAGGTGTTGATCCGTATTGAAGGGGCAAAGTGGCCTTTTACTCGCAAGGAAGTTGCTCAATCGTTTAAACCGAGGGGCCTTGTGTGTAATATG GTTATGTACACTTTTACGGATTGGCGAATGCTGAAGGAAAGAGCCCATGCGACCAAGGCTCATCCATCACGTCACATTTTCTCTCCAGCCTTTGCG tCCAATCTACTTGCAACTGAAAGTGACAACTACAGCAATGTATTGCGGGATGGTTGCGACCCTGATAAACTAGGTTATGACGTGTTAAAATGTGACATG ggggatgaaaacaattga
- the LOC131324126 gene encoding uncharacterized protein LOC131324126 yields MVLCVNFFVSCAVISMMVCSKAKARKSVVPPMKVQVKMGAIVHEGSSSHQKQRKPSCFAVYVKDFTRGVKKIFQEDNIIKQTEVMAAMSEWWHEGYLRKNYDKTYSGSSSEEDNDEVDVNDEELSEQEGDNCPPRPKKKKKKSIGESKKKKKVSVCQ; encoded by the exons ATGGTTTTATGTGTAAACTTCTTCGTTTCATGTGCAGTTATCTCTATGATGGTATGTTCAAAGGCCAAAGCTAGGAAATCAGTAGTACCACCTATGAAAGTGCAGGTCAAGATGGGTGCAATAGTTCACGAGGGAAGTAGTTCACACCAGAAGCAACGGAAACCTAGTTGTTTCGCTGTTTATGT GAAGGATTTTACTCGAGGTgtaaagaaaatatttcaagaaGACAATATAATAAAACAAACAGAG GTGATGGCAGCCATGTCGGAATGGTGGCATGAGGGATACTTGCGAAAGAACTACGACAAAACCTATTCTGGATCAAGCAGTGAGGAAGATAATGATGAGGTCGATGTGAATGATGAGGAATTGAGTGAACAAGAGGGCGACAATTGTCCGCCCCgtccaaagaagaagaagaagaagagtataggggagagtaaaaagaagaagaaagtgtcGGTATGTCAATAA